From the genome of Spinacia oleracea cultivar Varoflay chromosome 2, BTI_SOV_V1, whole genome shotgun sequence, one region includes:
- the LOC130459137 gene encoding uncharacterized protein — MEARRTSNQSRRPLRDISNVSDDHGQSSSSQKQFRTPGELATSSVYHSTENSHCINGFAASNHSPESIKQMPTSGMNITPDRFTSEKNINHATFGHHMDTDSDHNSNVDYEAYYYINFNTEHEIVDELIEDDSNIDIEGGNDIYADVTGFDGYWDIGDPTYTCEYCDAFMWFEERARKDRKTNPKFNKCCMQGKVQLPKLRDPPKVLQDLYTNQDSESKNFQENTRPYNMVFSFTSMGGKIDSSVNKGRGPFTFRLYGQNYHRIGSLLPTTGSSPKFSQLYIYDTENEVSNRLHAYGSNSERNARNALDDSIVERLREMLDAYNPLAQAFRVARDRFESNNEETYNLPTASEVAALIVGDIGSSTGERDIIVETQMGQLKRINELHPSYLPLQYPLLFPYGEDGYRLGIQLRDTSSNRKR, encoded by the exons ATGGAAGCAAGAAGGACATCAAACCAGTCAAGAAGACCACTAAGAGATATATCAAATG TCTCCGATGATCATGGCCAATCATCTTCAAGTCAGAAGCAATTTCGTACTCCTGGAGAACTAGCAACATCATCTGTGTATCATAGCACCGAAAACTCTCATTGCATCAATGGGTTTGCTGCATCTAATCATTCACCTGAATCAATCAAACAAATGCCGACCAGTGGCATGAATATAACACCAGATAGATTCACAAGCGAAAAGAATATTAACCATGCAA CATTTGGGCATCATATGGATACCGATAGCGACCATAACTCAAATGTTGATTATGAAG CTTATTACTATATCAATTTCAATACAGAACACGAGATCGTCGATGAACTGATTGAGGACGACTCAAATATTGACATTGAAG GTGGGAACGATATATATGCGGATGTTACTGGTTTTGACG GCTATTGGGACATTGGAGATCCAACATACACATGTGAATATTGTGATGCATTCATGTGGTTTGAAGAGAGAGCAAGGAAAGATCGAAAAACAAACCCAAAATTTAACAAATGTTGCATGCAAGGAAAGGTTCAACTTCCTAAGCTCCGAGATCCACCTAAAGTACTTCAGGATCTATACACAAATCAAGATTCAGAGAGCAAGAATTTCCAGGAAAATACACGACCATATAATATGGTGTTTTCTTTTACTTCAATGGGTGGGAAGATTGATTCATCCGTCAACAAGGGACGTGGTCCATTTACCTTTAGACTATATGGACAAAATTACCACAGAATAGGGAGTTTATTGCCAACAACAGGATCATCACCGAAATTTTCACAACTCTATATATATGATACTGAAAACGAAGTATCTAACAGATTGCATGCTTACGG CTCAAACAGTGAAAGAAATGCAAGGAACGCATTAGATGATTCAATTGTTGAAAGGTTGCGAGAGATGTTGGATGCATACAATCCTCTAGCGCAGGCATTTAGGGTGGCTAGGGATCGATTTGAATCCAATAATGAGGA AACTTACAATCTACCAACTGCATCCGAAGTGGCTGCTCTTATTGTTGGAGATATTGGGAGTTCAACAGGAGAAAGAGATATTATAGTTGAGACACAAATGGGCCAATTGAAACGTATAAACGAGTTACATCCATCTTATCTTCCGCTACAATATCCGTTATTATTCCCCTATGGAGAGGATGGATATCGACTTGGTATTCAATTAAGGGACACATCTTCCAACAGAAAAAGATAG
- the LOC110799091 gene encoding uncharacterized protein, protein MREQFYPYSLQLQMESEFIKLSQGKNNVLEYAVKFNELARFAPDLVTTDRQRMNRFEGGLNLEIRDRLSSSRITNFQELYDRAINVERIIKLREETYGKRKGNFKENQSNNKKQNVSYQGGNNGNQNFNKNRGCAKCGRWNHTEKECRIGTRDCFKCGSKDHQIRDCPQIHREQGDKRNDVNKGNGGTTNFNRNPPRGPTSNGRVFLMQGKDNDANDNDDFASME, encoded by the coding sequence ATGCGGGAACAATTTTATCCCTATTCTCTGCAATTGCAAATGGAGTCGGAATTTATCAAATTGAGTCAAGGAAAGAATAATGTTCTAGAATATGCGGTGAAATTCAATGAGCTTGCTCGATTTGCCCCTGACCTAGTGACTACTGATAGGCAAAGGATGAATCGCTTTGAAGGAGGATTAAACCTTGAGATCCGTGATCGTCTTTCGAGTTCTAGGATTACCAATTTCCAAGAGTTGTACGATCGAGCAATTAACGTCGAAAGAATTATCAAGCTTCGAGAAGAAACATATGGAAAACGAAAAGGAAACTTCAAAGAAAATCAATCGAACAATAAGAAACAAAATGTTAGCTATCAAGGAGGGAACAACGGAAACCAAAACTTTAACAAGAATCGTGGATGCGCCAAGTGTGGAAGATGGAACCATACTGAGAAAGAATGTCGAATTGGTACGCGagattgcttcaaatgtggtagCAAAGATCACCAAATCAGAGATTGTCCGCAAATACATCGAGAGCAAGGTGATAAGAGAAACGATGTGAACAAAGGAAATGGTGGCACTACAAATTTCAACCGTAATCCCCCACGTGGACCAACTTCGAATGGAAGAGTGTTTTTAATGCAAGGAAAAGACAACGATGCAAATGACAATGATGATTTCGCTAGTATGGAGTGA
- the LOC130467934 gene encoding suppressor of mec-8 and unc-52 protein homolog 2-like, whose product MQIIILVLSYCFHVCPKESFVIFRVVKDDQPVSYRTATAKPVYQWIIKPQSVAKTNEMFLPGRMSFIYDMVGCKTLCVD is encoded by the exons ATGCAAATAATCATTTTAGTCTTATCTTATTGCTTCCATGTATGCCCTAAAGAAAGCTTTGTCATTTTCAGGGTAGTTAAGGACGACCAGCCTGTATCATACCGGACAGCCACAGCAAAG CCTGTATACCAATGGATAATCAAGCCTCAGAGTGTCGCCAAAACTAATGAGATGTTTCTTCCTGGGCGAATGTCATTTATTTATGACATG GTTGGATGCAAAACTCTTTGTGTTGACTGA